A genome region from Phocoena sinus isolate mPhoSin1 chromosome 16, mPhoSin1.pri, whole genome shotgun sequence includes the following:
- the DNA2 gene encoding DNA replication ATP-dependent helicase/nuclease DNA2 has translation MEQVDELKLLMEKSFGDNAAQPAELFQKKVEASFSKAVLSRGMDNRYLVLAVNIVQNEEGNHEKHLIITASQSLECKELCILRNDWCSVPVEPGDIIHLEGDCISNTWIIDEDFGYLILYPDMLISGTSIASSIRCMRRAVLSETFKSSDPATRQMLIGTVLHEVFQKAISDSFAPGKLQELAFQTVQEIRHLKEMYRLNLNQDEVKQEVEEYLPSFSKWAGDFMHKHTSTDFPQMQLSLPSDGSNGNSTCNIEVINSLDIEESIWSPRFGLKGKIDVTVGVKIHRGCKTKYKIMPLELKTGKESNSIEHRSQLVLYTLLSQERRADPEAGLLLYLKTGQMYPVPANHLDKRELLRLRNQMAFSLFHRINKSATGEEKTKLAPLPQIIEEQQTCKYCSQMGNCALYSRAVEQQMDDSSVPTSMQPKIKEETQHLKLTHLEYFSLWCLMLTLESQSKHNKKNYQTIWLTPASDMEESGSCIGNLIRTEHVKTVCDGQYLHNFQHKNGVMPVTNLMAGDRIILSGEERTLFALSRGYMKEINMTTVTCLLDRNLSGLPESTLFRLDQEEKHCNIDTPLGNLSKLMENTYASQKLRDLIIDFREPQFISYLSSVLPHDAKDTVACILKGLNKPQRQAMKKVLLSKDYTLIVGMPGTGKTTTICTLVRILYACGFSVLLTSYTHSAVDNILLKLAKFKIGFLRLGQTQKVHPDIQKFTEEDICRSKSIRSLALLEELYNSQLIVATTCMGVNHPIFSRKTFDFCIVDEASQISQPVCLGPLFFSRRFVLVGDHQQLPPLVLNCEARALGMSESLFKRLEQNKNAVVQLTVQYRMNSKIMSLSNKLTYEGKLECGSDKVANAVINLPNFKDVKLELEFYADYSENPWLVEVFEPKSPVCFLNTDKVPAPEQVEKGGVSNITEAKLVVFLTSIFIKAGCNPSDIGIIAPYRQQLKVINDLLAHSSLGMVEVNTVDKYQGRDKSIILVSFVRSNEDGTLGELLKDWRRLNVAITRAKHKLILLGCVSSLNRYPPLGKLLYHLNSEKLIIDLPSGEHESLCHILGDFQRR, from the exons ATGGAGCAGGTGGACGAACTGAAGCTGTTAATGGAGAAGAGTTTCGGAGATAACGCTGCGCAGCCGGCGGAGCT ATTTCAGAAGAAGGTGGAAGCTTCCTTTTCTAAAGCAGTTCTGAGCCGAGGAATGGATAACCGGTACCTGGTATTAGCAGTCAATATTGTACAGAATGAAGAAGGAAACCATGAAAAGCACCTAATCATCACTGCTTCGCAGTCGCTAGAATGTAAAGAACTGTGTATCCTTAGGAATGACTG gtGCTCTGTACCAGTAGAGCCAGGGGACATCATTCATTTAGAGGGAGACTGCATATCCAATACTTGGATAATAGATGAAGATTTTGGATATTTGATTCTGTATCCAGACATGCTGATTTCTGGGACAAGCATAGCCAGTAGTATTCGATGCATGAGAAGAGCTGTCCTGAGTGAAACATTTAAG agCTCTGATCCAGCCACACGCCAAATGCTGATTGGTACCGTTCTCCATGAAGTATTTCAAAAAGCAATAAGTGATAGTTTTGCCCCAGGAAAGCTACAAGAACTTGCTTTTCAAACTGTTCAAGAAATAAGGCATCTGAAGGAAAT GTACCGCCTAAATCTGAATCAAGATGAAGTAAAACAAGAAGTAGAGGAGtatcttccttcattttctaaatgGGCTGGAGATTTCATGCATAAACATACTTCAACTGACTTCCCTCAGATGCAGCTGTCTCT gccAAGTGATGGTAGTAACGGTAATTCAACATGTAATATCGAAGTTATAAACTCACTGGATATTGAAGAAAGCATTTGGTCTCCTAGGTTTGGATTGAAGGGCAAAATAGATGTTACAGTTGGCGTGAAGATACATCGAGGATGTAAAACGAAATATAAGATAATGCCACTGGAACTTAAAACTGGCAAAGAATCAAATTCTATTGAACACCGTAGTCAg CTTGTTCTGTACACACTGCTAAGCCAAGAGAGGAGAGCTGATCCAGAGGCTGGCCTGCTCCTCTACCTGAAGACCGGCCAGATGTATCCTGTACCTGCCAACCATCTCGATAAAAGAG AATTATTAAGGCTAAGAAACCAGATGGCATTCTCTTTGTTTCACCGTATTAACAAATCTGCTACTGGAGAGGAGAAGACAAAGCTTGCTCCTTTGCCACAAATAATTGAGGAACAGCAAACCTGTAAATATTGTTCACAGATGGGCAACTGTGCTCTTTATAGCAG AGCGGTTGAACAACAGATGGATGACAGTTCAGTCCCGACCAgcatgcagcccaaaataaaagaagaaacccAGCATCTAAAACTTACACACTTAGAGTATTTCAGCCTTTGGTGTCTTATGTTAACCCTGGAGTCACAGTCaaagcataataaaaaaaattaccaaactaTATGGTTAACGCCTGCTTCAGATAT gGAGGAGAGTGGCAGCTGCATTGGGAACCTGATTAGAACAGAACATGTAAAGACAGTTTGTGATGgacaatatttacataatttccaACATAAAAATGGTGTCATGCCTGTCACAAATCTAATGGCAGGTGACAGAATTATTTTAAGTGGAGAAGAGAGAACATTGTTTGCTTTGTCTAGGGGGTACATGAAGGAGATTAACATGACAACTGTAACCTGTTTATTAGACAG gaACTTGTCAGGACTCCCAGAATCAACTTTGTTCAGATTGGACCAGGAAGAAAAACATTGTAATATAGATACCCCATTAGGAAATCTTTCTAAACTGATGGAAAATACTTATGCCAG tcaaaAACTTCGAGATTTAATCATTGACTTTCGCGAACCACAGTTTATATCCTACCTCAGTTCTGTTCTTCCACATGATGCAAAGGACACAGTTGCCTGCATTCTAAAAG gtTTGAATAAGCCTCAAAGGCAAGCCATGAAAAAGGTACTTCTTTCAAAAGACTACACCCTCATCGTGGGTATGCCTGGAACAGGAAAAACAACTACAATATGTACTCTT GTAAGAATTCTCTATGCCTGTGGTTTTAGTGTTTTGTTGACCAGCTATACACACTCGGCTGTTGACAATATTCTTTTGAAGTTAGCAAAGTTTAAAATTGGATTTTTGCGCTTGGGTCAGACTCAGAAGGTACATCCAGATATCCAGAAATTTACAGAGGAGGATATTTGCAGATCAAAATCCATTAGATCCTTAGCTCTTCTAGAAGAACTCTACAATAGTCAA CTTATAGTTGCAACAACATGTATGGGAGTAAACCATCCCATATTTTCtcgtaaaacttttgatttttgtATAGTGGATGAAGCCTCTCAAATTAGCCAACCAGTTTGCCTAgggccactttttttttcacGGAGATTTGTGTTGGTGGGGGATCATCAGCAGCTTCCTCCCCTGGTACTAAACTGCGAAGCAAG AGCTCTTGGCATGAGTGAAAGCTTATTCAAGAGGCTGGAACAGAATAAGAATGCTGTCGTACAGTTAACCGTGCAGTACAGAATGAACAG TAAAATTATGTCCTTAAGTAATAAACTGACATACGAAGGAAAGCTGGAGTGTGGATCAGACAAAGTGGCCAATGCAGTGATAAACCTACCTAACTTTAAAGATGTAAAGCTGGAACTGGAGTTTTATGCTGATTATTCTGAAAATCCTTGGCTGGTTGAAGTTTTCGAGCCAAAAAGTCCTGTTTGTTTCCTTAACACAGAcaag GTTCCAGCACCAGAACAAGTTGAAAAGGGCGGTGTCAGTAATATAACAGAAGCCAAACTCGTTGTTTTCCTGACCTCAATTTTTATTAAG gCTGGTTGTAATCCCTCTGATATTGGTATCATTGCACCATACCGGCAACAGTTAAAAGTCATCAATGATTTATTGGCACATTCTTCTCTTGGGATGGTCGAAGTTAATACAGTAGACAAATACCAAGGAAGAGACAAAAGTATCATTCTAGTATCTTTTGTTAGAAGTAATGAAGATGGAACT